One part of the Bdellovibrio bacteriovorus genome encodes these proteins:
- a CDS encoding CCA tRNA nucleotidyltransferase, translating into MQSLLQSHPHWPAVESIYHKLQAHGYKAFLAGGCVRDALLGIVANDLDLATDATPEKVESLFSKTVNVGKSFGVMRVIVEGADIEVATFRNDGTYSDGRRPENVVFSSPQEDAQRRDFTVNALFYDLATAQVLDYVEGQKDLKAGILRTVGEAERRFEEDQLRLLRAARFSAQLNFELEPVSFAAVKKMAAKVKSVSGERIRDEMTKLLKTEHAGRGLQVMKDSGLMGVLFPFRLRKNDWVKNPLATESWQRLALFVRSAQGSELVAALDMLKLSTRDRRAIEDAWKVWHDPHAVLKNSLGKQLQMLAREGVVFALRILLSEAVEKTAIETLLAEWKSWQEVLPRPFLNGEDVKGRLTGPAIGVCLERAFEQQLERRLQSRDEALLWLKKYLEREST; encoded by the coding sequence GTGCAAAGTCTTCTTCAATCCCATCCTCATTGGCCGGCAGTGGAGTCAATCTACCACAAGCTGCAGGCCCATGGCTATAAGGCCTTTTTGGCCGGCGGCTGTGTGCGCGACGCCCTGTTGGGCATTGTTGCCAATGATTTGGATCTGGCGACCGATGCAACACCGGAAAAAGTCGAATCCCTGTTTAGTAAAACCGTCAATGTGGGCAAAAGCTTCGGGGTTATGCGTGTGATTGTCGAGGGCGCGGATATAGAGGTTGCGACCTTCCGGAACGATGGGACCTACAGCGACGGACGCCGCCCGGAAAACGTGGTTTTCTCAAGTCCCCAGGAGGATGCCCAGCGCCGGGACTTCACCGTGAATGCACTTTTTTATGATCTGGCGACAGCGCAGGTGCTTGATTATGTCGAGGGCCAGAAGGATCTGAAGGCCGGCATACTGCGCACGGTGGGCGAGGCCGAGCGGCGTTTTGAGGAAGATCAACTGCGCCTGCTGCGAGCGGCCCGTTTTTCCGCCCAACTGAATTTTGAGCTGGAGCCGGTCAGTTTTGCCGCCGTTAAAAAGATGGCCGCCAAAGTCAAATCCGTCAGTGGTGAGCGCATCCGCGATGAAATGACCAAGCTTCTAAAAACAGAGCACGCCGGGCGCGGACTGCAAGTCATGAAAGACTCGGGCCTGATGGGTGTGCTGTTTCCATTTCGTCTGCGCAAAAATGACTGGGTGAAAAACCCGCTGGCCACCGAATCCTGGCAGCGTCTGGCGCTGTTTGTGCGAAGTGCTCAAGGTTCAGAGCTTGTTGCGGCTTTGGATATGCTGAAGCTTTCCACCCGCGATCGCCGGGCCATCGAGGATGCCTGGAAAGTCTGGCACGATCCTCACGCAGTGCTGAAGAACTCTTTGGGAAAGCAACTGCAAATGCTGGCTAGAGAGGGCGTTGTTTTCGCCTTAAGAATTTTACTGTCCGAGGCGGTTGAAAAGACCGCGATTGAAACTCTGCTGGCAGAATGGAAAAGCTGGCAGGAAGTGTTGCCGCGACCGTTTTTAAACGGCGAGGATGTGAAAGGGCGCCTGACCGGGCCGGCCATCGGAGTCTGTCTGGAAAGGGCCTTTGAGCAGCAACTGGAGCGCCGGCTGCAAAGCCGCGACGAAGCGTTGCTGTGGTTGAAAAAATATCTGGAAAGAGAGTCAACTTAG